From the genome of Maribacter algicola, one region includes:
- a CDS encoding class I SAM-dependent methyltransferase, which produces MMKIRSKVTNILLCIGLLIVCSCKGQNQDATGDYVYKKGDPNGIGKWYKGREIAYVMGYQGMSWLERSEREEEENTSKLLKNMNINLGDTIADIGAGSGYHVFKMAPMVDYGLVYAVDIQPEMLAAMEAKKKEGNSKNIMLVQGNEKSVNLPESSVDKVLLVDVYHEFNYPLEMIQSIKKAMRPEAELYLIEYRGEDASVPIKELHKMTEAQAVTEMKAAGLRLKKNIGNLPWQHCMVFVKD; this is translated from the coding sequence ATGATGAAAATAAGAAGTAAGGTAACCAACATTCTCCTATGCATCGGATTACTTATAGTTTGCTCGTGTAAAGGGCAAAACCAGGATGCTACCGGGGATTATGTTTATAAAAAGGGCGACCCAAACGGTATCGGTAAATGGTATAAGGGACGTGAAATAGCCTATGTGATGGGATACCAAGGCATGTCCTGGTTGGAACGTTCGGAACGGGAGGAAGAGGAGAATACTTCCAAACTACTAAAAAATATGAATATAAACCTAGGGGATACCATTGCGGATATTGGCGCTGGTTCCGGCTATCACGTGTTTAAAATGGCACCTATGGTCGACTATGGATTGGTATATGCTGTAGATATTCAGCCTGAAATGTTGGCCGCCATGGAGGCCAAAAAGAAGGAAGGGAATTCAAAGAATATAATGCTGGTCCAAGGAAACGAGAAATCCGTGAACCTTCCTGAAAGTTCCGTAGACAAGGTTTTGCTTGTGGATGTGTACCACGAGTTCAATTATCCGCTGGAAATGATACAATCCATTAAAAAAGCGATGCGACCGGAAGCCGAATTGTATCTTATCGAATACAGGGGCGAGGATGCCTCCGTGCCCATCAAGGAACTCCATAAAATGACCGAGGCACAAGCGGTAACCGAAATGAAAGCTGCGGGATTACGATTAAAAAAGAACATTGGTAATCTTCCATGGCAGCACTGTATGGTATTTGTGAAGGACTAG